In a genomic window of Candidatus Dependentiae bacterium:
- a CDS encoding cyclase family protein, with the protein MKIIDISWPMTPDATGYKDAQDVYFTTTQSMEKDGVRKSRIIMSSHASTHVDAPAHFIPQGKTIDQFALSQLIGTAVVLDLTEVEEAIGREDLEPYELSKGLIVLLKTRNSELVENAPFEREFVYLDSVAAAYLIEVGVKAVGIDYLGIERNQPEHDTHKTLFEHDVPIIEGLRLAHVGEGAYFFVCLPLAVVGLEAAPARAILIEDML; encoded by the coding sequence ATGAAAATAATTGATATCAGTTGGCCTATGACTCCCGATGCAACTGGTTATAAAGATGCTCAAGACGTCTATTTTACTACTACTCAAAGTATGGAAAAAGATGGTGTACGCAAATCACGTATTATAATGAGCTCTCATGCATCAACCCACGTAGATGCGCCAGCTCATTTTATCCCTCAAGGAAAAACCATTGATCAATTTGCTCTTAGTCAGCTTATTGGTACTGCTGTCGTACTTGATTTAACTGAAGTTGAAGAAGCTATTGGTCGTGAAGACTTAGAGCCTTATGAACTGAGTAAAGGCCTTATAGTTCTTCTTAAAACGCGTAACAGCGAACTTGTAGAAAATGCCCCTTTTGAACGAGAATTTGTGTATTTAGATTCAGTGGCAGCTGCTTATCTTATAGAAGTTGGTGTAAAAGCTGTTGGCATAGACTATCTAGGTATTGAGCGCAATCAGCCTGAACATGATACTCATAAGACATTATTTGAGCATGATGTACCTATTATCGAAGGGCTACGGCTTGCTCATGTAGGTGAGGGTGCTTATTTTTTTGTTTGTTTGCCTTTAGCTGTCGTTGGACTTGAGGCAGCACCTGCTCGAGCTATACTTATTGAAGATATGCTCTAG
- the zwf gene encoding glucose-6-phosphate dehydrogenase has translation MDNRSNTTSLHSWTIIILGVTGDLARKKILPAICSLVTEHLERNQKCNFILIGAAKDHTTMHELLEYEEVCSKNTQSTSSGWEYLKNISYYISLDFNKPEDFKALATVIEKHEHEHNLPGNRLVYLATAADFYCDITTNLAQAGIVERQKNNGKKQVIVYEKPFGRDLQTARKINLCIEKYVDEEQIYRVDHYLTKTLVSSLALIRFSNVFFEPIWNAKYIDQVQIIFNETIGIDNRGSFYDNYGALKDVMQNHMLQLLSLIAMECPQSLDGNAISLAKSEVLKKARVVTGLLGQYTGYTTESHVRPDSKTETLAVLKCFIDTPRWQEVPFYLKTGKCLQTKATAIHVVFKPVSQALVGASGTFAPNTLTLHIAPDSSLSVTLNAQNTPNNTSITNCVESTLCYTCNFYDHMPHTYQRLLLDILSGDSSITVHSHEIEYAWQVIEHVSALQLPLYTYACGSSGPEQLALFSQVNGVDWLA, from the coding sequence GTGGATAACCGTTCTAATACTACCAGCCTCCACTCTTGGACGATTATTATTCTTGGTGTAACAGGGGATCTCGCCCGGAAAAAGATTTTGCCAGCGATATGTTCTTTGGTAACTGAGCACCTTGAAAGAAATCAAAAGTGTAATTTTATACTTATAGGAGCTGCCAAAGATCATACTACTATGCACGAGCTTTTAGAGTATGAAGAGGTTTGTAGTAAAAATACCCAAAGCACGAGTTCTGGCTGGGAGTATCTTAAAAATATTAGTTATTATATTAGTCTTGATTTTAACAAGCCAGAAGACTTTAAGGCCTTGGCAACTGTTATTGAAAAGCATGAACATGAGCACAATTTGCCAGGCAATAGATTAGTTTATTTAGCAACAGCAGCTGACTTTTATTGTGATATAACTACCAATTTAGCGCAAGCAGGCATTGTGGAACGTCAAAAAAATAATGGTAAAAAACAAGTAATAGTATACGAAAAACCTTTTGGTCGGGATCTACAAACAGCCCGTAAGATAAATCTTTGTATTGAAAAATATGTAGATGAAGAACAGATCTATCGTGTTGATCATTACTTAACTAAAACATTAGTCAGTTCGCTTGCGCTTATACGTTTTAGTAATGTATTTTTTGAGCCTATTTGGAATGCTAAGTATATCGATCAGGTGCAAATTATATTTAATGAGACCATTGGCATAGATAATCGGGGTAGTTTTTATGATAACTATGGTGCATTAAAAGATGTTATGCAAAACCATATGTTACAATTACTTTCTCTTATAGCTATGGAGTGCCCACAATCACTTGACGGCAACGCGATCAGTCTTGCTAAAAGTGAGGTGCTCAAAAAAGCTCGTGTAGTTACCGGTCTGTTAGGACAATATACAGGCTATACAACTGAAAGCCATGTGCGACCTGATTCTAAAACCGAAACGCTTGCAGTGCTTAAGTGTTTTATCGATACACCACGCTGGCAAGAAGTTCCCTTTTATTTAAAGACAGGTAAATGTTTGCAAACTAAGGCTACAGCTATACACGTTGTTTTTAAACCGGTTAGTCAGGCCTTAGTTGGTGCATCAGGTACTTTTGCGCCTAATACGCTTACGTTACATATTGCTCCAGATTCAAGTTTATCAGTTACTCTTAATGCTCAAAATACACCTAATAATACGAGCATTACCAACTGTGTAGAATCTACTTTGTGTTATACCTGTAATTTTTATGATCACATGCCACACACCTATCAAAGACTACTGCTTGATATACTTAGTGGTGACAGCAGTATTACGGTGCATAGCCATGAAATTGAGTATGCGTGGCAAGTTATAGAGCACGTTTCTGCTTTACAGTTGCCGTTATATACCTACGCTTGCGGGAGCTCTGGTCCTGAACAACTTGCTCTATTTTCGCAAGTTAACGGTGTAGACTGGTTGGCGTAA